In one Hoplias malabaricus isolate fHopMal1 chromosome X1, fHopMal1.hap1, whole genome shotgun sequence genomic region, the following are encoded:
- the LOC136675512 gene encoding elongation factor 2b, producing MVNFTVDQIRAIMDKKSNIRNMSVIAHVDHGKSTLTDSLVSKAGIIASARAGETRFTDTRKDEQERCITIKSTAISMYYELSDNDLAFIKQTKDGSGFLINLIDSPGHVDFSSEVTAALRVTDGALVVVDCVSGVCVQTETVLRQAIAERIKPVLMMNKMDRALLELQLEPEELFQTFQRIVENVNVIISTYGEDENGPMGNIMIDPVVGTVGFGSGLHGWAFTLKQFAEMYVAKFAAKGEGQLGPAERCKKVEDMMKKLWGDRYFDPATGKFSKTATGPDGKKLPRTFAQLILDPIFKVFDAIMNFKKEETSKLIEKLDIKLDQEDRDKEGKPLLKAVMRRWLPAGEALLQMITIHLPSPVTAQRYRCELLYEGPGDDEAAMGIKNCDPKAPLMMYISKMVPTSDKGRFYAFGRVFSGCVSTGQKVRIMGPNFTPGKKEDLYLKPIQRTILMMGRYVEPIEDVPCGNIVGLVGVDQFLVKTGTITTYEQAHNMRVMKFSVSPVVRVAVEAKNPADLPKLVEGLKRLAKSDPMVQCIIEESGEHIIAGAGELHLEICLKDLEEDHACIPLKKSDPVVSYRETVSEESDQMCLSKSPNKHNRLYMKARPFPEGLAEDVEKGDVSARQELKARARYLADKYEWEVTEARKIWCFGPDGTGPNILVDVTKGVQYLNEIKDSVVAGFQWATKEGALCEENMRAIRFDIHDVTLHADAIHRGGGQIIPTARRVLYACQLTAEPRLMEPIYLVEIQCPEQVVGGIYGVLNRKRGHVFEESQVMGTPMFVVKAYLPVNESFGFTADLRSNTGGQAFPQCVFDHWQILQGDPKDPASRPSQIVAETRKRKGLKEGIPPLDNFLDKL from the exons ACTCGCTTCACAGACACACGCAAAGATGAGCAGGAGCGCTGCATCACCATCAAATCCAC GGCAATCTCCATGTACTACGAGCTGAGCGATAACGACCTGGCCTTCATTAAGCAAACTAAGGACGGTTCTGGGTTCCTTATCAACTTGATCGACTCTCCTGGACATGTGGACTTTTCTTCAGAGGTGACAGCTGCCCTGAGGGTCACTGATGGAGCTCTGGTGGTAGTGGATTGTGTGTCCG GAGTCTGTGTACAGACAGAGACGGTGCTCAGGCAGGCCATAGCCGAGCGCATTAAACCTGTGCTGATGATGAATAAGATGGACCGGGCCCTTCTGGAGCTGCAGCTGGAGCCTGAAGAGCTCTTCCAGACATTCCAGCGTATTGTCGAGAACGTCAATGTGATAATCTCCACCTACGGAGAAGACGAAAATGGGCCCATGGGTAACATCATG attgaCCCGGTGGTGGGTACAGTAGGGTTTGGGTCTGGTCTTCATGGCTGGGCTTTTACTCTGAAGCAGTTTGCTGAGATGTACGTCGCAAAGTTTGCAGCAAAAGGCGAAGGTCAGCTGGGGCCAGCAGAGCGCTGCAAGAAGGTGGAGGATATGATGAAGAAACTGTGGGGGGACAG GTATTTTGATCCAGCCACTGGGAAGTTCAGTAAGACGGCTACAGGACCGGATGGGAAGAAACTACCTCGCACTTTTGCCCAGCTCATCCTGGACCCCAtctttaaa GTATTTGACGCAATCATGAACTTTAAGAAGGAGGAGACGTCTAAGCTGATAGAGAAGCTGGACATTAAGCTGGACCAGGAGGACCGCGATAAGGAGGGGAAGCCTTTGCTGAAGGCTGTGATGCGCCGTTGGCTTCCTGCTGGAGAAGCTCTGCTGCAGATGATTACAATCCACCTGCCGTCTCCCGTCACTGCGCAGAGGTACCGCTGTGAGCTGCTGTATGAAGGGCCTGGAGATGACGAGGCCGCCATGG gAATTAAAAACTGTGACCCTAAAGCTCCACTGATGATGTACATCTCCAAGATGGTGCCCACCTCTGACAAAGGCAGATTCTATGCATTTGGCCGTGTGTTTTCTGGCTGTGTGTCCACTGGGCAGAAAGTAAGGATCATGGGACCCAACTTTACTCCCGGAAAGAAAGAGGACCTCTATCTCAAACCCATCCAGAg GACCATCCTGATGATGGGGCGCTACGTGGAGCCCATTGAGGACGTTCCCTGTGGAAACATTGTCGGCCTGGTGGGTGTCGACCAGTTCCTGGTCAAAACTGGGACCATCACAACATACGAACAGGCTCACAACATGCGCGTGATGAAGTTTAGTGTGAGCCCCGTGGTGCGTGTGGCAGTGGAGGCCAAAAACCCAGCAGACCTGCCCAAACTGGTGGAGGGCCTGAAGCGCCTGGCCAAGTCTGACCCCATGGTGCAGTGCATCATCGAGGAGTCGGGGGAGCACATCATCGCAGGAGCTGGAGAACTGCACCTGGAGATCTGTTTAAAGGACCTGGAAGAGGACCACGCCTGTATCCCTCTCAAG AAATCAGACCCAGTTGTGTCCTACAGAGAGACCGTGAGTGAGGAGTCTGATCAGATGTGTTTGTCCAAATCTCCAAACAAGCACAATCGTCTATATATGAAGGCACGGCCCTTCCCTGAAGGCCTGGCTGAGGATGTGGAGAAGGGGGATGTGTCTGCTAGGCAGGAGCTGAAGGCCCGCGCCCGCTACCTCGCTGATAAATATGAGTGGGAGGTCACAGAGGCTCGAAAAATCTGGTGCTTTGGGCCCGACGGGACTGGACCCAACATCCTGGTGGACGTGACCAAGGGTGTGCAGTACCTCAACGAGATCAAAGACAGCGTGGTGGCCGGCTTCCAGTGGGCCACCAAAGAG GGGGCACTGTGTGAAGAGAACATGCGTGCGATCCGCTTCGACATCCACGATGTGACCCTGCACGCTGATGCAATTCACCGTGGTGGCGGTCAGATCATTCCCACTGCCCGCAGGGTGCTGTACGCCTGCCAGCTGACCGCCGAACCCAGGCTCATGGAGCCCATCTATCTGGTGGAGATCCAA TGTCCAGAGCAGGTGGTTGGGGGGATCTATGGTGTGCTGAACAGGAAGAGAGgtcatgtgtttgaggagtcTCAAGTCATGGGGACCCCCATGTTTGTGGTCAAGGCCTATCTGCCAGTCAATGAGTCCTTTG GCTTCACAGCCGACCTTCGCTCGAACACAGGTGGTCAGGCTTtccctcagtgtgtgtttgaccaCTGGCAGATTCTCCAAGGAGACCCTAAAGACCCTGCCTCAAGACCTTCCCAGATCGTGGCAGAGACGCGCAAACGCAAAGGCTTGAAAGAAGGCATACCTCCACTCGACAACTTCCTGGACAAGTTATAA